The Populus alba chromosome 4, ASM523922v2, whole genome shotgun sequence genome contains a region encoding:
- the LOC118055055 gene encoding uncharacterized protein isoform X3 translates to MAASSLGQTEINWDKLDKSKFYVVGAGIFTGLTVGLYPVSVIKTRLQVATRDTVEKSASSVIRGILKTDGVPGLYRGFGTVITGAVPARIIFLTALETTKVTAFKMVEPFNFSEPTQAALANGIAGMAASLCSQAVFVPIDLISQKLMVQGYSGHEKYNGGLDVARKIIRTDGIRGFYRGFGLSVMTYSPSSAVWWASYGSSQRIIWRLLGQGTDSEEAAPSKSTIMLVQATGGIIAGATASCITTPLDTIKTRLQVMGHERRSSARQVVKNLIKDDGWTGFYRGLGPRFVSMSAWGTTMILAYEYLKRLCVKDE, encoded by the exons ATGGCAGCATCATCACTTGGCCAGACCGAGATCAACTGGGACAA GCTCGATAAGTCTAAGTTTTATGTTGTGGGAGCGGGAATATTTACTGGGCTTACAGTTGGTTTATACCCAGTGTCTGTTATAAAAACTAGACTTCAGGTTGCTACGAGGGATACTGTTGAGAAAAGTGCATCTTCTGTTATTAGAGGCATACTGAAAACAGATGGGGTTCCGGGTCTCTACAGAGGGTTTGGTACTGTCATCACTGGTGCAGTTCCTGCTAGGATTATCTTTCTTACTGCATTAGAGACCACGAAAGTGACTGCTTTCAAGATGGTTGAGCCATTTAATTTCTCTGAACCAACACAAGCAGCCTTAGCAAATGGTATTGCTGGCATGGCAGCATCTCTTTGTTCTCAAGCTGTCTTTGTTCCCATTGATTTG ATTAGCCAAAAGTTGATGGTACAAGGATATTCTGGCCATGAGAAGTATAATGGGGGTCTGGACGTTGCACGCAAGATTATAAGGACAGATGGCATCAGAGGATTTTACAGGGGGTTTGGTCTGTCAGTCATGACTTATTCACCATCCAGTGCTGTATGGTGGGCAAGCTATGGCTCAAGCCAACGCATCATCTGGAG GCTTTTAGGCCAGGGTACTGATAGTGAGGAAGCTGCTCCTAGCAAGTCAACTATAATGCTAGTTCAGGCTACTGGAGGAATTATTGCGGGAGCTACAGCTTCCTGCATCACAACCCCATTAGATACAATCAAGACTCGTTTACAG GTGATGGGACATGAAAGAAGAAGCTCTGCAAGACAAGTTGTAAAAAACTTGATTAAGGATGATGGTTGGACAGGCTTCTACAGAGGGTTGGGTCCCAGATTTGTCAGCATGTCAGCGTGGGGAACCACAATGATATTGGCCTATGAATATTTGA AGCGGCTGTGTGTAAAGGATGAATAG
- the LOC118055053 gene encoding uncharacterized protein, which produces MTTVVPTSEEDPALSVVRFTSELSWSDAGPEVAEQQVSRLCMEAQECMVMNRWLDLTSLMLTSADIVFSNSKVSEKDLECIFTVICNLVTKSESPDEELEMAKLICAKIIQQPSDKPVLRVKILFNLYNLLDNVYCRFYVYMKALNLAMSGKVTEHIIPSCKKIDSFLKEWNLEVQDQRELFLCVANALKDSKSSAKDSFKFLTRYLATFSGEDAYKMGEAKDEAARTIIDFVKAPDMFQCDLLDMPAVAQLEKDAKYALVYQLLKIFLTQRLDAYLEFQTVNSALLKSYGLVHEDCIAKMRLISLVDLASHESGRIPYTLIKDTLRINDDEVELWVVKALTSKLIACKMDQMNQVVLVSSCTERVFGRQQWQVLRTKLGTWRDNIANVINTIQANKITEDSSQAVQGLMIR; this is translated from the exons ATGACGACTGTAGTCCCCACCTCGGAAGAGGATCCAGCCCTCTCCGTCGTCCGTTTCACCTCCGAACTCTCCTGGTCCGACGCCGGCCCCGAG GTAGCGGAGCAACAAGTGAGTAGGCTGTGTATGGAAGCGCAAGAATGTATGGTGATGAATAGGTGGTTGGATTTGACTTCTTTAATGTTAACTTCTGCTGATATTGTTTTTTCCAACTCCAAGGTTTCCGAGAAAG ATCTTGAATGTATCTTCACTGTCATTTGCAATCTTGTCACAAAGTCTGAAAGTCCAGATGAAGAACTTGAGATGGCAAAACTTATATGTGCAAAAATTATTCAACAACCGAGTGACAAGCCTGTGCTGCGCGTAAAGAT CTTGTTCAATCTGTACAACCTACTGGATAATGTGTACTGCCGgttctatgtttacatgaaggCCTTAAATTTGGCCATGAGTGGAAAAGTCACTGAACACATCATTCCTTCTTGCAAAAAGATTGATAGCTTCTTGAAAGAGTGGAATCTTGAAGTCCAGGATCAGAGAGAGCTTTTTCTCTGTGTTGCCAATGCACTAAAAGATAGTAAGAG CTCTGCAAAGGATTCTTTCAAATTCTTGACTAGGTATTTAGCCACTTTCTCTGGCGAGGATGCTTATAAAATGGGTGAAGCCAAGGATGAAGCTGCACGTACAATTATTGATTTTGTCAAGGCACCTGACATGTTTCAG TGTGATCTACTAGATATGCCTGCTGTTGCGCAATTGGAAAAGGATGCTAAATATGCGTTGGTATATCAGCTCCTAAAGATTTTCCTGACTCAGAGGCTGGATGCTTATCTGGAGTTTCAAACTGTGAATTCTGCTCTTCTGAAAAGCTATG GTCTTGTTCATGAAGATTGTATAGCGAAGATGCGGTTGATATCATTGGTGGATCTTGCCTCACATGAATCTGGTCGAATTCCATATACCCTCATCAAAGATACTCTTAGG ATCAATGATGATGAGGTGGAATTATGGGTAGTGAAGGCATTAACTTCCAAGTTAATTGCCTGTAAAATGGACCAGATGAATCAAGTTGTGCTTGTGAg TTCTTGTACTGAGCGTGTATTTGGGCGACAACAGTGGCAGGTGCTTAGGACAAAGCTTGGTACATGGAGG GATAATATTGCAAATGTCATAAACACCATCCAAGCTAACAAGATCACCGAAGACAGCTCACAGGCAGTGCAGGGATTGATGATTCGTTAG
- the LOC118055055 gene encoding uncharacterized protein isoform X2 — protein sequence MAASSLGQTEINWDKLDKSKFYVVGAGIFTGLTVGLYPVSVIKTRLQVATRDTVEKSASSVIRGILKTDGVPGLYRGFGTVITGAVPARIIFLTALETTKVTAFKMVEPFNFSEPTQAALANGIAGMAASLCSQAVFVPIDLISQKLMVQGYSGHEKYNGGLDVARKIIRTDGIRGFYRGFGLSVMTYSPSSAVWWASYGSSQRIIWRLLGQGTDSEEAAPSKSTIMLVQATGGIIAGATASCITTPLDTIKTRLQVMGHERRSSARQVVKNLIKDDGWTGFYRGLGPRFVSMSAWGTTMILAYEYLSCSKWWLFGFG from the exons ATGGCAGCATCATCACTTGGCCAGACCGAGATCAACTGGGACAA GCTCGATAAGTCTAAGTTTTATGTTGTGGGAGCGGGAATATTTACTGGGCTTACAGTTGGTTTATACCCAGTGTCTGTTATAAAAACTAGACTTCAGGTTGCTACGAGGGATACTGTTGAGAAAAGTGCATCTTCTGTTATTAGAGGCATACTGAAAACAGATGGGGTTCCGGGTCTCTACAGAGGGTTTGGTACTGTCATCACTGGTGCAGTTCCTGCTAGGATTATCTTTCTTACTGCATTAGAGACCACGAAAGTGACTGCTTTCAAGATGGTTGAGCCATTTAATTTCTCTGAACCAACACAAGCAGCCTTAGCAAATGGTATTGCTGGCATGGCAGCATCTCTTTGTTCTCAAGCTGTCTTTGTTCCCATTGATTTG ATTAGCCAAAAGTTGATGGTACAAGGATATTCTGGCCATGAGAAGTATAATGGGGGTCTGGACGTTGCACGCAAGATTATAAGGACAGATGGCATCAGAGGATTTTACAGGGGGTTTGGTCTGTCAGTCATGACTTATTCACCATCCAGTGCTGTATGGTGGGCAAGCTATGGCTCAAGCCAACGCATCATCTGGAG GCTTTTAGGCCAGGGTACTGATAGTGAGGAAGCTGCTCCTAGCAAGTCAACTATAATGCTAGTTCAGGCTACTGGAGGAATTATTGCGGGAGCTACAGCTTCCTGCATCACAACCCCATTAGATACAATCAAGACTCGTTTACAG GTGATGGGACATGAAAGAAGAAGCTCTGCAAGACAAGTTGTAAAAAACTTGATTAAGGATGATGGTTGGACAGGCTTCTACAGAGGGTTGGGTCCCAGATTTGTCAGCATGTCAGCGTGGGGAACCACAATGATATTGGCCTATGAATATTTGA GTTGTTCAAAATGGTGGTTATTTGGGTTCGGGTGA
- the LOC118055054 gene encoding uncharacterized protein: MSNKQGPPKHQNNYAWKPNAGRKINETEVGGRLKPLSEITGVCQRCKEQIDWKRRYGKYKPLSEPAKCQKCSKRTVRQAYHNLCTACAKEQKVCAKCRCHVDRIIGRDIADVEAEQKTLEEAIKNARERDRRALIRAMNKGKPMGLTKNPTNEGNKVGDLFPSSSLEEYAAKGRDHNHSVNGNNNLGDGEDVDDDVDNDEEEEDNESENGENKEDLDGEDNPEHQSENGDKVCN, encoded by the exons ATGAGCAACAAACAGGGCCCCCCAAAGCACCAAAACAACTACGCTTGGAAACCCAACGCCGGCCGCAAAATCAATGAAACG GAAGTTGGAGGCAGGCTAAAACCCTTGTCAGAGATTACTGGAGTTTGCCAAAGATGTAAAGAACAGATTGATTGGAAACGTCGGTATGGAAAATACAAGCCTCTTTCTGAGCCTGCTAAATG TCAAAAGTGCTCAAAACGTACAGTGCGTCAAGCTTATCATAATTTATGCACTG cttgtgCAAAGGAGCAAAAGGTGTGTGCCAAGTGTCGATGCCATGTGGACCGCATAATTGGAAG AGACATTGCCGATGTAGAGGCTGAGCAAAAGACACTTGAGGAG GCAATTAAGAATGCTCGAGAGAGGGATCGGAGGGCTCTCATACGTGCT ATGAACAAAGGTAAACCTATGGGTTTGACAAAAAACCCAACCAATGAAGGAAATAAGGTTGGAGATTTGTTCCCTTCCTCATCACTCGAGGAATATGCTGCAAAAGGTAGGGATCACAATCACAGTGTTAATGGTAACAACAATCTCGGTGATGGAGAAGATGTTGACGATGATGTTGACaatgatgaggaggaggaggacaaCGAATCTGAAAAtggagaaaacaaagaagatcTGGATGGAGAAGATAACCCTGAACATCAAAGTGAAAATGGGGACAAAGTTTGTAATTAA
- the LOC118055055 gene encoding uncharacterized protein isoform X1, whose protein sequence is MAASSLGQTEINWDKLDKSKFYVVGAGIFTGLTVGLYPVSVIKTRLQVATRDTVEKSASSVIRGILKTDGVPGLYRGFGTVITGAVPARIIFLTALETTKVTAFKMVEPFNFSEPTQAALANGIAGMAASLCSQAVFVPIDLISQKLMVQGYSGHEKYNGGLDVARKIIRTDGIRGFYRGFGLSVMTYSPSSAVWWASYGSSQRIIWRLLGQGTDSEEAAPSKSTIMLVQATGGIIAGATASCITTPLDTIKTRLQVMGHERRSSARQVVKNLIKDDGWTGFYRGLGPRFVSMSAWGTTMILAYEYLSMHSFFSFTFGVMCISFFIQ, encoded by the exons ATGGCAGCATCATCACTTGGCCAGACCGAGATCAACTGGGACAA GCTCGATAAGTCTAAGTTTTATGTTGTGGGAGCGGGAATATTTACTGGGCTTACAGTTGGTTTATACCCAGTGTCTGTTATAAAAACTAGACTTCAGGTTGCTACGAGGGATACTGTTGAGAAAAGTGCATCTTCTGTTATTAGAGGCATACTGAAAACAGATGGGGTTCCGGGTCTCTACAGAGGGTTTGGTACTGTCATCACTGGTGCAGTTCCTGCTAGGATTATCTTTCTTACTGCATTAGAGACCACGAAAGTGACTGCTTTCAAGATGGTTGAGCCATTTAATTTCTCTGAACCAACACAAGCAGCCTTAGCAAATGGTATTGCTGGCATGGCAGCATCTCTTTGTTCTCAAGCTGTCTTTGTTCCCATTGATTTG ATTAGCCAAAAGTTGATGGTACAAGGATATTCTGGCCATGAGAAGTATAATGGGGGTCTGGACGTTGCACGCAAGATTATAAGGACAGATGGCATCAGAGGATTTTACAGGGGGTTTGGTCTGTCAGTCATGACTTATTCACCATCCAGTGCTGTATGGTGGGCAAGCTATGGCTCAAGCCAACGCATCATCTGGAG GCTTTTAGGCCAGGGTACTGATAGTGAGGAAGCTGCTCCTAGCAAGTCAACTATAATGCTAGTTCAGGCTACTGGAGGAATTATTGCGGGAGCTACAGCTTCCTGCATCACAACCCCATTAGATACAATCAAGACTCGTTTACAG GTGATGGGACATGAAAGAAGAAGCTCTGCAAGACAAGTTGTAAAAAACTTGATTAAGGATGATGGTTGGACAGGCTTCTACAGAGGGTTGGGTCCCAGATTTGTCAGCATGTCAGCGTGGGGAACCACAATGATATTGGCCTATGAATATTTGAGTATGCATTCCTTCTTCTCTTTCACCTTTGGTGTCATGTGTATATCTTTTTTCATACAATGA
- the LOC118055055 gene encoding uncharacterized protein isoform X4: MAASSLGQTEINWDKLDKSKFYVVGAGIFTGLTVGLYPVSVIKTRLQVATRDTVEKSASSVIRGILKTDGVPGLYRGFGTVITGAVPARIIFLTALETTKVTAFKMVEPFNFSEPTQAALANGIAGMAASLCSQAVFVPIDLISQKLMVQGYSGHEKYNGGLDVARKIIRTDGIRGFYRGFGLSVMTYSPSSAVWWASYGSSQRIIWRLLGQGTDSEEAAPSKSTIMLVQATGGIIAGATASCITTPLDTIKTRLQVMGHERRSSARQVVKNLIKDDGWTGFYRGLGPRFVSMSAWGTTMILAYEYLT, encoded by the exons ATGGCAGCATCATCACTTGGCCAGACCGAGATCAACTGGGACAA GCTCGATAAGTCTAAGTTTTATGTTGTGGGAGCGGGAATATTTACTGGGCTTACAGTTGGTTTATACCCAGTGTCTGTTATAAAAACTAGACTTCAGGTTGCTACGAGGGATACTGTTGAGAAAAGTGCATCTTCTGTTATTAGAGGCATACTGAAAACAGATGGGGTTCCGGGTCTCTACAGAGGGTTTGGTACTGTCATCACTGGTGCAGTTCCTGCTAGGATTATCTTTCTTACTGCATTAGAGACCACGAAAGTGACTGCTTTCAAGATGGTTGAGCCATTTAATTTCTCTGAACCAACACAAGCAGCCTTAGCAAATGGTATTGCTGGCATGGCAGCATCTCTTTGTTCTCAAGCTGTCTTTGTTCCCATTGATTTG ATTAGCCAAAAGTTGATGGTACAAGGATATTCTGGCCATGAGAAGTATAATGGGGGTCTGGACGTTGCACGCAAGATTATAAGGACAGATGGCATCAGAGGATTTTACAGGGGGTTTGGTCTGTCAGTCATGACTTATTCACCATCCAGTGCTGTATGGTGGGCAAGCTATGGCTCAAGCCAACGCATCATCTGGAG GCTTTTAGGCCAGGGTACTGATAGTGAGGAAGCTGCTCCTAGCAAGTCAACTATAATGCTAGTTCAGGCTACTGGAGGAATTATTGCGGGAGCTACAGCTTCCTGCATCACAACCCCATTAGATACAATCAAGACTCGTTTACAG GTGATGGGACATGAAAGAAGAAGCTCTGCAAGACAAGTTGTAAAAAACTTGATTAAGGATGATGGTTGGACAGGCTTCTACAGAGGGTTGGGTCCCAGATTTGTCAGCATGTCAGCGTGGGGAACCACAATGATATTGGCCTATGAATATTTGA CTTAA